The DNA sequence AGCCTGCTGGGCCTGTCGGTGTTGATCTCCACCACACCGCTGGTCCTCTGGATACTCCAATTGATCGGTGGCGCCTACCTGACGTGGATGGGGATCGGGGCGGTGCGGTCCTGGTGGAAGCAGCGTGTCCATACCCAACAGGTGGCCCGTGCTGTTGAGCGTGTGATGGAGGGACCGGGTGTTGCTGGATCGATCGGTGCGTGGCCAGCGCTCAGGACAGGCATCGCCACCAACCTGTCCAACCCCAAGGCCGTGCTCTTCTTCGGGTCGGTGTTCGCACAGTTCATCACACCCGACATGAGCCTGGGATGGAGTGTGTTCCTGGCACTGTTCCTCATCATCACGGGTGTGCTGTGGTTCGTCGGTTTCGCAGTGCTCGTGCGGACCTTCGCCACGGTGGTCACCCGGAACGGAGCGGTGATCGACCTGATCACGGGGGTGATCTTCATAGCTCTTGGAATGTTCATGGTCTGGCAGGGTGTTGTGGGTATCGGTGGCTGGATCCTGGGTTAGCTCCCGTCCGCGGACATGGATAGACTCAGGAACCATGCAGCCTGAAGAAGTGCACATCAGGGACGAGGCCATCAAACTTGGTCAGTTCATCAAATTAGCCAACCTTGTCAGTACCGGCGGGGAGGCTAAGGATGCCATCGCCAACGGTGATGTCATAGTCAACGGTGAGGTTGATACCCGCCGTGGCAAGACGCTCCGGGACGGCGATGTGGTGTGCATCGGTGACGCCTGCGCACAGGTGGTCACCGGCGACGATGACGATGATTATTTTGACGAAGCCACCGCCAACGATGACTTCGATCCCGAAAAGTGGAGGAATATGTAATGCCAGCTTTTGAGGCACAGCCAGGAATGCCGTACTGGATCGATCTGACCACCTCGGATATCGCGAAGTCCTCCTACTTCTACGAAAACGTCCTCGGATGGGAGATCAACGAGGTCAACGCCGGTTACCGCATGGCGCGGGTCCAGGGTCTGCCCGTTGCCGGCTTCATCGAGCAGCCGGAAGAAACCACCATCCCGGACACCTGGATCACCTACTTCCTGTCCTACAACCTGGATGAGGTCACCGCCAAGGTGGTTGAGCTGGGAGGACGTATCCTGGCAGAACCCACCGAGGTGTTCCTGGGGCGCATGGTCCTGGCCGTGGACACCGCCGGCGCCCTCTTCGGTCTCATCGAACCCGGCAGCGAGGAATCCTTCGTGGCCGCCGGCGAGCCGGGAACCCCGGTCTGGCATGAGTTGACCACCGTGACCAGGTACCCGGAGGCCGTGGACTTCTACGGTGAACTCTTCAACTGGATGACCTCTGAGCTCTCCAGCGAGGAGGGGGAGGGTGGGTTCCGCTACACCACCGCGCTTGTCGACGGCGCCGCCTTCGCCGGTGTCTACGATGCCAAGGGCCAGTTCCCGCCCCAGGTGCCGAGCTTCTGGCAGACCTACCTGGGTGTGCTCAGCGTCGATGACGCCGTGGAGAAGGCCCGCGAGTTCGGCGGCGATGTCATCCGCGAACCGTGGGAATCAGAGTTTGGTCGCATGGCGCTGATCTCTGATTCCACCGGAGCTACGCTCACCATCTGCGATGTGGATGAGCCCGTGGAGGAGGAAGCCAGCGAGGCCGAGGACCTGCTCGACATCGACCTCAGTGCCTTCGAGGAACAGCTGCGCAGGGACAACGCTTAAGTACCGGTTACTCGCGGGTCATCTCAACTGATGGACGATCTTCACCTCGATGAACTGACCTCCCGGGTGTTGGACTGCGTCGACCTGATCCCACCCGGGCGCGTGGCCACCTACGGGGATATCGCCGCGATGGTGGGCACCGGCCCACGGCAGGTTGGGCGCATCATGGCCACCCACGGTCACCTCAGCAACTGGTGGCGGGTGGTCCGCGCCGACGGTGGTTCCCAGGTGGCTGACCGCGCCCGTATGAAGTGGGAAGCTGAGGGGATCACCCACGGTCGCGCCCGCTTATGGAAGGTCCGCATGTCACAGCACCGGATCGGGGTGGATGAGGTGCAGAAAATCGTGGACAGGCTTTCTTCACCTTGACCCATGCCGGTCTGTGGTCAGGTTAAGCTGGGCAGCGATCTGAGCCAGCATCGTTGAAAGTGAGCCACGACCATGACCACCCCACACCATTCTCTGCCCGTACGCGCGTGGGGCGTGACCGCCACGGCGCAGCCCCTGGAACCAGTGACCATCACCCGCCGTGAACTTCGTGCCGATGATGTGTCCATCGACATTGAGTTCTCCGGCATCTGCCACTCAGATATCCACACCGCCAGCGGTGAATGGGGCGAGCGGGAATATCCGCTGGTGCCGGGCCATGAGATCATCGGGCGGGTCGCCGCGGTCGGGGATGCTGTGACGCGTTACCAGGTGGGGGATCGTGTTGGTGTGGGATGCTTCGTCAACTCCTGTGGCACCTGCGAACCATGCCTGGCCGGCCAGCACTCCTACTGCGTCACGGGGCCGGTTCCCACCTATGGACAACCTGATCGTTATGCCGATGGGGACATCACCCGCGGTGGTTATTCCCAGGCCATCGTGGTGAAGGAGGACTTCGTGGTCCGGATCCCCGATACCCTTGATCCAGCGGCGGCGGCACCACTGTTGTGCGCGGGCATCACCACCTACTCACCCCTCAAGCACCACGGTGCGGGTCCGGGGAAGAAGGTGGGCATCATCGGCCTGGGTGGCATCGGTCATGTCGCGGTGAAAATTGCCGTGGCCATGGGAGCCGAGGTGGTGGTGTTTTCCCATTCCACCGCCAAGCGGGAGGACGCACTGAAATTCGGTGCGGTTGAGCATGTCTCCACCGCGGACCCTGATTTTGCGATGCAGTGGCATGGGCAGTTCGATGTCATCCTCAACACCGTCAGCGTGGATCTGGAGATCCCCACCTACCTGTCGCTACTGCGTTTCGATGGTGCCCTCGTCGCGCTCGGGCTTCCGGCCGCACCGATGCAGGTACCCACCCGTCTGCTGACCTCCCAGCGGCGCACCCTCACCGGCTCGCTGGTGGGTGGCATCCCGGAAACCCAGGAGATGCTGGACTTCTGCGCACACCACAACATCACCGCGGAGATCGAACTCATCGTGGCAAGCCAGATCAACGAAGCCTATGAGCGCACCATCAATGCGGATGTGCGCTACCGCTTCGTGATCGACGCCTCCACGTTCTAGGCCAGCTTCTCCACGGTTTTCAGGAAGTCCGCGACATCCCTGATCTTCTCGCGGGCAACCTTCGGCGTGGAGATCCGGTGCAGGGACACATACTCCCTGGTGGTCACGTGTCCCGCAGCCTCCAGCCCTTCCGGGCGCCCTGCGATCTCATCATGGGTGGCGATCTGAGCCAGGGTGGATGGCCACTCTGTTGCCGCAGGCAACTGTGCGGAGCCGCGGACACCCTCAGGAAGTTTATCCACACTCCCGAGATCGGGGAAGGTGAGGATGAGGGCGTCGAAAAGCTTGGCGTTGAACACCGCCAACGCCGCACCCGAGGAATAACCCCAACCCGTCAGCGAGGTGGCATTGTGGTGGCGGGCGTAACCGACCGCCTTGCCCACTGCCTCGTTCATCTCCGCGAGGGTATGCGACGGGGCGAGGGGATAATCCAGGTCCAGGATGGTGGTGCCGGACAGCTCCGCGGCCGCGGCCACCTCAGGACGCCACTGAAATTCCAAGGCATCCCCTGAACCACGCCACCAGCCACCACTGTGGAAGGACACAGCCCACCGACCGGTCGGGTTGGAGGGTATGAACACCGCACCACCCACATCCGGTACCGGTTCCACAGAGACATCTCCGATATAGGCGACCCCGGGCATCGCATGATCCACCGCGGAGCCGAGCATCAGCATCGCGGAGTGCGTGATGCGGTCCGGGAGGTGGGCGATGTAGCGGTCTGCGGGATCCGGATCACCGGCGCCACCGGCCCAGGGAGGAGTGAAGTCGGGGAGGGGATAGTGGGCATCGAAATATGAGGCGAGCTGTTCCAGCTGCTCCTCATCGTTGAGTTCGCGGTCGATGCCACCAACCTCGAACTCATCACGGAAACGCTGTTCCTGCTGTTCGGTCGTCTCTTCTGGAGTGTTCTTCTCAGCCATGGCAACCACCTTAGTTCGCATGGTGGACACGGGGGCACGGATTGTCCCGCGGACGGTCAATATCACAGTCGACCGTGCTCTCCTGATGCACAATCAGTCTTGTGTGTCCCCTGGGTTTCACCGATTCTCTGCTTGGGGCTGATTGGGTCTGCGCCGAGTCTGCACCGATTCTGCGCCGAGTTTGCGCCGACTCTGTTCGTCCTGAATTCCACCCACCCCCAAACCGTGTCGACGCGTAGTCTGGATCTACAAATACTTTTCCTCACTTTATTTGGAGAGATGTGCCATGAGCGGCGTAGCCAAAATGTACGACACCACCATCGTTCCGTCCAAGGATGAAGTTGCCCGTAACTGGGCAGGTTCGGTGACCCTCAAGGGAAGCTACCGCCTGGTCGATACCGTGGATGAGGAGGTGGGCATTGAAGTGCTGATAGCCACTGATCTGGATGAGCGCCTCGTGCAGATCCCCTTCAGCTACCGCCCGTCTGAAATCAATCCGGAGGAGACGCTCTCCACCATCGAACACGGCGTCCTGGGCCAGCGTTGGGTGACCAACGCACTCGGCGATCCTGTGGCTGTTCGTGAGATCATCCGCACCATCCTCACCGGTGATGACGGTGCCTCCCGCGACGATGGCGTTGGCCCTTACCTGGACATCCGCGGCACTGGCACCGAGACCGACCTCAAGCTTGCCGACGTAGAACTGACTGAATCCACCCGCCAGCGTGCCGTGGGAACCGTCGAGGTCAATGGGCGTCGCCGCCAGTTCCTCCTCCGTCTCCCTCATGTGCTGGCAGGATTCAAGCACACCGGTCGCGGCCACAGCGCCACCGCCCTTCGCCTGGTGGCACCCCACCCGGGACAGAAGGATCGCGAACTGCTCATCGCCGAGTTCAACTGGATGGAATAATACGGGTTATTCCAGGCCTCTCCAGATGAGGTTGAAAGCCTTCAAACAGCGTTGTTTGGTCTCGCCCGTAATGGGCTCGCCCCGTACAACGATCTGATAGTAGAAGACACCGTAGATTGCATCGAGCGCAGCCTCGATATCGGTGTCTTCTCTGATTTCACCGCGGTCCCGGGCAAGATCCAGGGCATCTTCCAGAGCTCTGCGGCGATTCGCCATATGTGTTTCCCAGTAGGC is a window from the Corynebacterium faecale genome containing:
- a CDS encoding alpha/beta hydrolase fold domain-containing protein; translation: MAEKNTPEETTEQQEQRFRDEFEVGGIDRELNDEEQLEQLASYFDAHYPLPDFTPPWAGGAGDPDPADRYIAHLPDRITHSAMLMLGSAVDHAMPGVAYIGDVSVEPVPDVGGAVFIPSNPTGRWAVSFHSGGWWRGSGDALEFQWRPEVAAAAELSGTTILDLDYPLAPSHTLAEMNEAVGKAVGYARHHNATSLTGWGYSSGAALAVFNAKLFDALILTFPDLGSVDKLPEGVRGSAQLPAATEWPSTLAQIATHDEIAGRPEGLEAAGHVTTREYVSLHRISTPKVAREKIRDVADFLKTVEKLA
- a CDS encoding RNA-binding S4 domain-containing protein codes for the protein MQPEEVHIRDEAIKLGQFIKLANLVSTGGEAKDAIANGDVIVNGEVDTRRGKTLRDGDVVCIGDACAQVVTGDDDDDYFDEATANDDFDPEKWRNM
- a CDS encoding NAD(P)-dependent alcohol dehydrogenase, with amino-acid sequence MTTPHHSLPVRAWGVTATAQPLEPVTITRRELRADDVSIDIEFSGICHSDIHTASGEWGEREYPLVPGHEIIGRVAAVGDAVTRYQVGDRVGVGCFVNSCGTCEPCLAGQHSYCVTGPVPTYGQPDRYADGDITRGGYSQAIVVKEDFVVRIPDTLDPAAAAPLLCAGITTYSPLKHHGAGPGKKVGIIGLGGIGHVAVKIAVAMGAEVVVFSHSTAKREDALKFGAVEHVSTADPDFAMQWHGQFDVILNTVSVDLEIPTYLSLLRFDGALVALGLPAAPMQVPTRLLTSQRRTLTGSLVGGIPETQEMLDFCAHHNITAEIELIVASQINEAYERTINADVRYRFVIDASTF
- a CDS encoding VOC family protein, with product MPAFEAQPGMPYWIDLTTSDIAKSSYFYENVLGWEINEVNAGYRMARVQGLPVAGFIEQPEETTIPDTWITYFLSYNLDEVTAKVVELGGRILAEPTEVFLGRMVLAVDTAGALFGLIEPGSEESFVAAGEPGTPVWHELTTVTRYPEAVDFYGELFNWMTSELSSEEGEGGFRYTTALVDGAAFAGVYDAKGQFPPQVPSFWQTYLGVLSVDDAVEKAREFGGDVIREPWESEFGRMALISDSTGATLTICDVDEPVEEEASEAEDLLDIDLSAFEEQLRRDNA
- a CDS encoding LysE family translocator, which encodes MTTATLFALLIVWIAAIVSPGPDLVQIIRLGSRSRGDGIWAALGIMVGNTIWICASLLGLSVLISTTPLVLWILQLIGGAYLTWMGIGAVRSWWKQRVHTQQVARAVERVMEGPGVAGSIGAWPALRTGIATNLSNPKAVLFFGSVFAQFITPDMSLGWSVFLALFLIITGVLWFVGFAVLVRTFATVVTRNGAVIDLITGVIFIALGMFMVWQGVVGIGGWILG
- a CDS encoding CG0192 family protein, translating into MSGVAKMYDTTIVPSKDEVARNWAGSVTLKGSYRLVDTVDEEVGIEVLIATDLDERLVQIPFSYRPSEINPEETLSTIEHGVLGQRWVTNALGDPVAVREIIRTILTGDDGASRDDGVGPYLDIRGTGTETDLKLADVELTESTRQRAVGTVEVNGRRRQFLLRLPHVLAGFKHTGRGHSATALRLVAPHPGQKDRELLIAEFNWME
- a CDS encoding TetR-like C-terminal domain-containing protein, with translation MDSGRVFPSVEITGQVEDALVDMMFNRTEESQGQYSDGIFRKRLQLVMVDRELQQAYWETHMANRRRALEDALDLARDRGEIREDTDIEAALDAIYGVFYYQIVVRGEPITGETKQRCLKAFNLIWRGLE
- a CDS encoding MGMT family protein is translated as MDDLHLDELTSRVLDCVDLIPPGRVATYGDIAAMVGTGPRQVGRIMATHGHLSNWWRVVRADGGSQVADRARMKWEAEGITHGRARLWKVRMSQHRIGVDEVQKIVDRLSSP